The sequence ATAATTTCAAGACTAAATTGGAACAGTCACTTAATAAAGGAGAAGGATTCTCTGCATCTGTCCGTATTTGCATTCAGTCCTGCATGCATGAGTTCGATGATGGATGTGCAGGTGAGTTTAGTTGATTATGTCTTTGCTGCTATAGCatcataaaaatattttaggaTTCACTCCTTAGGTGAACTTTATTGAAGTTCACCCAATAACCCCTGCCAGGCTGCCACATCATCAGAAAAGGATATGCCCATGTGATAGAGTGCAACACACCATGCAGTAGATTCCATTATAACAAAACGGTATTTGTGTAGTTCTATGGAACTTTGGACCAACATTTGAGCCATTTCCTCTGTACTCATTTGGTGCCCAAGCTTAATTAGTTGGATGGATGGGATGTTCTCTATCACATGGATTGATCTATGTCTATCCATCCTGTTCACGTGACAAGTGGTCAGTTCTGGAAGGCAATTGTTACTGCCTATTTTAGATGTTCCATTGACTATTCAACAGTTTCGTGACAAATGGTAGTCTACAAAGTTGAGTTTACTGCAAAGCCTGCTGTTCATATTTCGAAAGTTTTCAAAACTCTGGTCTGTATGATTTGCCTTTCTAGAAAAATGACCGAGGCATGTGCAAATGTGCTACAAAATTAGAAGCCTTGTTTTAGAAAGATCGGGCGGGTGGAAACATGGAAAAGATATATTTTTATTCTGGTGGAGAAGCATTCTCTTAAAGAGCTCTCTGTCAAGCCTCACCAATCGCCATTTGTTTCTAAATCAGAAAACTCAAAAGACTTTATCTTTCTAGTACGATCCTGTTTTCCTTGCCTTAAACGTGATGTAAAATGCTTCCATTAATGTTATATTTGTTCACTAGCTTGTACTTGCTCTGGTCGACATATGTATccttaattttgtttttcttgcaGATGCTGCTATAAAGCAGGCTAACTGGGATACTTCAAAAGTCCGAGAAAAGCTTCGTCGAGATATTGAAGAACATGTAGCATCTGTCCGTACTACAAAGTTGTCAGAAATAGTAGCCACCTATGAGGTATGGTAATTGGGACTTGTTTACATGTGGGAATTACCCATTGACAGGGGAACCCTGGTAATGAGAAGTTATTTTTAGTTCTTCACAATGTCGTAACAAATATGTCCTTTTGATCTGTAGAAACGACTTATGGAAGCACTTGCCCAACCTGTAGAATCTTTATTTGAAACTGCTGGAGATGACACCTGGGCATCAATAAGGAAACTACTTAAACGTGAGAGTGAAACTGCGATATCAGGGTTCTCAACTTCTGTTGCTGGTTTTGAGTTGGATCAAacaatgtttgataaaatggtgCAGAAGGTACGGGACTTCGCAAGAGGTGTGGTGGATAAGAAAGCAAGAGAAGAAGCTGGGAAAGTTCTGATTCGTATGAAGGATAGGTACTGATTAGTCTTTTAACTCTACCAATCTTTAATTGTCATTACTTGGTGGGCTCACTGTTGAATTGTTTCCAGGTTTTCAACAATCTTCAGTCATGACAATGATTCAATGCCTAGGGTTTGGACTGGGAAGGAAGATATAAAAGTAATAACAAAAGCTGCTCGTGCTGCGGTAATTTGCTTTTCCAGTATATGACAAGAATGttcaaaaaaattatgtaaTCATTCTTAACATTTGAGGGCATAAAATATCTTATGATCTTGTTGCAGGCTCTGAAGCTTTTATCTGTAATGGCTGCCATTCGCTTGGATGATAAACCGGACAAGATTGAGGCTACACTTTTTTCATCTCTTATGGATGGAACAGTAGCTGTTTCTGCCTCCCAGGAGAGGGGAATAGGAACCTCTACAGATCCCCTAGCTTCAAGCTCATGGGAGGAGGTATTTTCTGATTTTGTTTGTGTTTCACTGGTTCAAATTTTGTTTCATCATTGACAAGTGTATGTAACAGGTTCCTCCGAGCAATATACTAGTTACACCTGTGCAATGTAAGTCTGTGTGGAGGCAGTTCAAAATTGAAACAGAGTATAGTGTCACTCAAGCTATATCTGCACAGGTACATCATAGGTGTATATGTTGTTTTATCTTCCATATTTGTTCATACAGTTTATTGtctgaaaaattatttttccttttgttctgTCTTTCGCCTCTCTTTCATGTTTGCCTCATTTTCTACTGCTATAAAAACTGCATGTTATCTCCATGTGGATTTTCTTTAACCCAATCCATTGAGCCAGTTCCTGGTTTCCAACTTTAAATATGTAGTTTGTATTGCGTCTTGAGGATCTGAAATTTGatctattatttattatttttttcgcTTATTTTTAGGTACCATCTCAAACTGTTTCAAAATATCCAATTTAAAACATTTTATTGTCTGAAAAGTTAATTTTGCTTTTGTGCTATCTTTGGCAGCATTCCAGGAAGGAGTGACATCAATTTAATTTTTCCTAGTCAtggtttttatctttttgaCATAGCAACATCAATTCATTCTTTTGATATTTGGAGTTATTCTGCTGTTAAATACCTTAGGTTTTGGTTATCTCCATGAAATCACCGTACATATTCTGTTTGTGTTGTGAAGTGTCGTCCATAATTTTTAGTGACCTTTTTTTTGCTCAGGGATAGcttatttctccttcttttcttaggaaaaaaaaaaaaaaaaacaaaaacaaaaaaataaaaaataaaaaccaaaaaaaattatcttttagttaatttttttttaataaaatacaaTTACCATttacataaaaattaaaaaaaaaaatttatttgataAAAACGCTGGTTGTTGTTGATTTAACCTCAATACCTAAGATTGAAATTGAAGTTGGTGTTGGATGATTTGATATTATATTTGACAAACTTTCACTCCTGATAAAGATTGTTCTGGGTAAAAGGAATGTAGTGGTTGACCTGTCATTGCATACTCACCATTGTGCTTGTCGTGATTTTACAGTGTGTGGCTAGCTAAATATTTTttgtagaaaaagaaagaagagattagAACAGATTGCCTGCAGAAGAAAAGGCCTCCAAACTTTAAACGATACAATCAAGTGCTAGACAATCTAAGAGCTTACATCAAGTGATTAAAAATAGATTCAATGTTCTACCTGACCTGTGTCTCATAGTTGTCCATGCAACGCCTAGGTTTCCTGGTGCCGGCTCTGCGATCAGTGCCAGTCTGGCTGCGCTAGCAATTGCCTTCAGCCTTCAATAGAAGTAAGATGAAGTAGTGGTTACTGGATACGAATTAAGAAGGTTAACATACTTGCAGAGATCAGAAACAATTTCTAGAAAGTATCCTTCATCGATCCAATCAACTGAATGCCAAGTGACTGAAATGGGGAGAGGTTTCAAGACCCACGAGTCCCCCACAACACCGACAAGTTCACCATCTGTGCTTCTATGTTTGGAAACCTCCATAACTGTAACATCTCTATCATCAACCGACAAGTGCCTTAAATGGAGAGGATGAGCAAGCATGAGCAGGTCTCCccatatcttcttctcccatttttACTCCATATGGAACGGCTGCGTGAACATTGCATCACCCAATGTCGGATAACAACCACTGAAGAGACCAAGGATCTTTTCGTATCATGGCTCAGAATCCAGCAGCAGTGCAAACCTGATTATTCCAAGAATCGATCTGAAGTGAAGAGGGAGATACTGCTGTGAGTCAGATTGATTGCTGATGAAGTGTAGCAGAGCCACGTTCGATAATGCCCAGAGAATGTTTAATTGAATGTCAGAATGAAATGTTGTGACTTGGAATACCATGATGTACAGTAGAAGTTTCAGGTTTAGAGAATATATTCTACAATGAGGAACTACCAAACCTATTTGTTATTATACAATCTATTATTTAAAAAGTAGCTAAACGATTATTATTTATGGTctataatttattattacaAATGACTTTTTAACTAggtaataaatacaaatataaactataccaaagagagccttagagAAGAATATTAATCCTCCAATTGCTTTGATTTTTATATTCAGTACTTGACAAAACTTAGCTCCGGAGGTATGAGTTGTCTTTTGGATACAGTCAGCAAACCGTGAGCTCAAATTTTTACCCCTTTTTTCTTATGATTTATGCGCGAGTTTTTTGTGTCAGAGAAGCTGCATGGTTATTAGATGCTGTTTATGCACCAGATCTTGATGGGTGAAATCTAGCTCCATTGTTTCACAGCAGTGACTTCCCTGTAGGAATTTCTGTAGTCTCTGGTGATTGACGAACAATACATTTAAAACAGAACAAAAACACTTTTTAGTTAGTGTGTGGATTGTGCCTTCTTCTCTCTGAAATTTCTTCTGTATTTATGCATGTGTTTCTGCTCATCCTTTCTTTCTGTGTCCTTTTAAAAAAACTAATTGCAGAAGCTGGAAAATGACTGATCTCAAAATGTATTTCATTGGCTGGTGTGAATCTTTCTCACATACAACATTGTTTATTTTCCTTCAGGAAGCTCACAAGCAGAGTAACAACTGGCTACCTCCACCATGGGCAATTCTTGCAATGATTGTTCTTGgatttaatgaatttatgatGCTTTTGAAGTAATGACcatttcccccccttttttattgtttgtttcatttttgCATTACCTGCTCTTGTCGCTTGCTTCTTTCTTAAGCTGATTACCAGTGCTTCTGCTGATAAACAGGAACCCTTTCTATCTCATGgcaatatttattatttatttattgtccaAAGCCCTATGGGTACAGCTTGATATTCCAGGGGAATTCCGCAATGGCGTGGTAAGTATCAGTTCTTTCTTTTGatggttgagtttttttttagttgctcatCTGCAGGGTTGGCTACAAGCTGTCTAATCATCATGGGAATTATTACTCATGTTGCATCTTTTGAGTAGTCATAAACTGTAATAAAatatgtcccccccccccccaccacctGAAAAAAACTGAgcaactgtatcattatgataATATCATCCAATTTTACCAGAAACAATTATAGAACTTCACAACATTTTCCATGTTGGATATAATAAATGATAATTGGTTAGTTAATCTAAAAGCATTGTGGTATCCTTGTTTGTCAGTAGACACAGATCTCTATATTGTAGTTGAGCAGAtttttttccaccaaaaaaaaaaaatgttgagcaGATTTTACTGAAGACTTCTGCTGTCTTGGGTTCTTGTCCACCACATCGTTGTTATAATCAACACCTTCGTGTATGTTTTGTTTGGCATGTCATGTTTGCAGCTTCCTTAAATGGATGTCTATCTTGATACTGAAGtaatttatgttttgtttgGCATGTGCCATCTGCTGATGACTGAATTGGCCCTCATTATGTGgcaatttttttatcattaccAAAATTAATCAGATGTAACAGGAAACTTGTCTAACTAGtatattttatttgaagtcTACTATATTGTCTACTAAAGTTCTAGGTAGTTTATCAATGATTTCTTTGGTGTAAATTGAAATACTCTCAAGTTCCCATTGTGAAACTATTTCTACAGCTTAGCCGCAATTTTGTCCTAATGtttctcatattttcttcttttccatgtGTCAAGTATCTCCTTGCTTTTCACCATATGGCAGGAAGAGCTGCTTTGTCAAGCAATGTTTATTGTAGGAAATATGGTGAAATCCTCAGTAGTACTTGAGGGTTATAATTTTGTAGCAAAAAATGCATAGGGAGTAAGCCAAGTTACTGGTTTGGATGAGGCCATGGCAGCTTCTGACATGCTAAAAAGCTCCATCACTGGCCTGCGGGCAATAAGTACAAaactttaatttaaaaaaaaatatttaggaaacttgcatttttcttttacttgttTGTAATTGTTTAACTCGATTATCTATTGAGTAAAGAGATCATAAAGCTTGTTCCACTGGCTCTTGTGCAGCTTCCAGGGCTTATTTCTATTTCGTCGAAGTTTCTTCCCACCATGATGAACCTTATAAGGAAACTAGCTGAAGAAGCTCAAGGTCGTCCAACTCCTGAACCACCCAGACCAGCCCCATTGTTAGCTGCCCATGGTTTCCAAAATCAAACCCAGAGAATGAATTCTGTAACAGAGGCAGTTCCAGATTCATCTGTATCATCTAATGTCACGGCAACTGAAAACAGTGTTGAGTATTCAAGTCCACTGACCCATAGACGATCTACAAACACTGAAGTGCCAGAGCATATTTGATCAAGACCATTGATTGGCTATGTTTATAATGTCCAGTTTGGGGGAATAACATGACCTCCAGTTTTGATGGGAGCTTAGTGCTTGGCAGAAGCATGAGCAATGTAATTGCTAAAGGTAAGGCTAGTAGATACCTTTCTCTGGAAAAGTTTTTGTATACAACCTTGTGTTATTTATTAATGAATAAGACTATTCTCATTTCTGAAGTtttagtggagagagagagagagagagagagataatggtTTGTACTTTGTTTTCCTTGTGTAAAATTTAATTTGGTCATAAAGCTCAATAAAATGAGGTGAGGCCTAAAACCCAGCTCAATAAAATTTGGTGAGGCCTAAAACCCAATGATAATGGTTTACATGGCTTAACTGATGGCTTAACTGACGGTCAGGACTAAACAGGCCCATGGTTTTACTTCTCTGGAAACAAGGAGCTTCTCTTGCAGATCTGAACTTAGCTTAATACTGCTGGTCCTGCTTCCAGATGAATATGTTTACCACAATATTTCTGTAGTATTTACTTATTTGATAAAAACTGTGTGGTATTTGATAATCCACTTCAATTAGGAGGGAAAAAAGGTTTTACACACTAGCATTGTAGGGAGGCATTTTGTCATTTCTTTTTAGGGCAAGAGAACCCAGTCCACTTGTGCAGTCATTGTGCCTGCACGCAGTCCAAAAGGAGGGCACGGAGTAATCTGGGAGGGGGTAGTGCAGTCTTTTGTGTCCGCCTTTGTTTGGGCATAGAGACACTCGGGTCCAACAACTTGAAATCTATGGTGTTGCCAATTCAATTGTTTgggttttgcttttctttttttttgttttttttaaggtGGAATGAACtagtaatcatttttttttttttttaccatcaaAAAACCTTTAAAATCTATACTTTTATATCTTAAAGTTAAAAAAGGGCAGAAATTTGTTAACCTAAAATCTAACAAATGATAATATTCGCAAAAAGTTAAAATCATTTGTAGGCCCCATAATGCCAAAGGGATTAATCTGTAATCATTAttgctttttaaaaaattaaaaatttgttttattttatttttcattattatttatgatttttaaaatttaaatacaactaatttatttattaaatatttttaattgggtgagtttttctttctttagttaGTCCCTTGAAATTTGAATATATGCATAAGTTgacctttgttttattttagtttattttacttttatctTATAATaacccttttgtgtgtgtgtggggggggggtagaAATAGTCTTTGTTTTGTTACTACTACTTTATTGGTCTATTTCTACCGTATATTTTTAGCAAATAATTTAGTTAGTATTAAACCATTATTTTCTTAACCATATATTTGACCCATTAATTGTTTAGTTAGTTATATAACTTAACCTCTCATAAATAAttcagaacaaaaaataaataaaatatataaagacAAAGATATTTAGGCCGTGTGGGTCTCAAGATTGTGATTACAATGTCttaactttttgttttttctattttgagatCATATTATCATCCTTCTAATTTATCAATTATTCTAACCTATTCTTTAGTCAATTCTAAGTTGCTGGATACTTGGATATATATGACTATCaacttttcacccaaaaaaataataataataatagaaaaaattatgagaagcaatattttcaattttttaggcattataaattcaaatttgctTAAGCTGAAATATTGATTTAATTTTATCATTATGTATATTtaacattttaaattaaaatatccataattttatcattatatggatataattttatatatatatatatattgacaacTGCTGTAGAATTGAAAGACCATCTTAGTGATAAGAAAAGTCCCTGGGGAAAGATTTTAGGGAAGACTGGACACATCTCACTTTATTGGGGTTGGTGGATGTAGTGTTGTGTCTTTATcactttatcaaaaaataaaaaaggtgttggatctttatttatttgatggGATGatgttttttatatatatataaaaaaaaaaaaaaaaaagatgtattAGAAAATACTCTTGCAAGTaatgaatggaaatttttttgcaGCCATCTAAATTCCTGTTGTTCAGGCGGGCAGCCAAGGAAATGGaatgatatttttgtttttagttcATAATTACCTTCCtaagttttagtattttttaaattaccctttaagattttatatttttattacgAAGCTTTAGTAACAAAATTTTGCTACCTCTAAAAAAGAATCCAAATTTCGTCTATAATGTATCATATATAGAattcaaaatattgatttttctaACAGATGATGTGCCACAATAATATAACTTGTACCCTTCTTTGCTGTCTTAAAATACTTCCACTCATAAATAAAGTCACTAACATCCATTAAATAAGGAAAAGTCTTTCATGACTATTATTGTTCTCTCTGCTGTATGTTCACTAGATAAGAAGGGTATTACAAATTAAGATGAGTCCCAAAATATAATatcttatttataaaaataaaaaataaagtccCAGGCCAAGTCTTTATCAATTGaatataagaaataaataaataatagtcTCAAGCCAAgcttttgaaaaatgaaaactttTTAAGAGAACATAAAAGGCACTCCCTTGTAGTTTTTGCCAACTGGGTTGAAGTTGAACTACATTTCTAGTTCTAGATtttaaaaattgtttcttatgcTTAAGATATTAAACTCGAATCTATCCTTGATTCTGATCCAAATCAACTGGATTCAGTCCTCAAATCCAAGAATCAGCCTCTCAGAAATGAAACCCAGTTATCCTATCCCACAAACCCTAGAAATATATACTTCAGAATTACTGGAATTGAAATTTGTCACATCCAATTCTAATCTGAATCACCCAATCTGACTAAGCCGATTCCAATTATAGAAACCATATTCGTGATTTCTattaactcaaaaaaaaaatcaaatgtggTAAGTTATTTGATttaattgtttctaaaaccaaaattcgactttgaaaattgaataactgcttGATATTGAAACTTGGCCCTCTCATAGgcttattattttcttgttgaAGTGTTGTGAGAGAGAGACTCTTGGTTTGCCCAATCtctaattattttcttttcttggctttcAAATATAACCTGAAGTCTAAATTGTAAATTTCGTTCCAAT is a genomic window of Macadamia integrifolia cultivar HAES 741 chromosome 13, SCU_Mint_v3, whole genome shotgun sequence containing:
- the LOC122058682 gene encoding protein ROOT HAIR DEFECTIVE 3 homolog 2-like isoform X2, which translates into the protein MMRLFSPRKTTLLFVVRDKTKTPLEHLEPILREDIQKIWDSVPKPPAHKETPISEFFNVEVTALSSFEEKEEQFKEQVAQLRQRFFHSIVPGGLAGDRRGVVPASGFAFSAQQIWKVIRENKDLDLPAHKVMVATVRCEEIANEKLSHLTSDEGWLELEKAVQTGPVSGFGKKLSSVLETCLSEYDIEAIYFDEGVRSAKRELLQTKALDFVHPAYQNLLGHLRSKSLNNFKTKLEQSLNKGEGFSASVRICIQSCMHEFDDGCADAAIKQANWDTSKVREKLRRDIEEHVASVRTTKLSEIVATYEKRLMEALAQPVESLFETAGDDTWASIRKLLKRESETAISGFSTSVAGFELDQTMFDKMVQKVRDFARGVVDKKAREEAGKVLIRMKDRFSTIFSHDNDSMPRVWTGKEDIKVITKAARAAALKLLSVMAAIRLDDKPDKIEATLFSSLMDGTVAVSASQERGIGTSTDPLASSSWEEVPPSNILVTPVQCKSVWRQFKIETEYSVTQAISAQEAHKQSNNWLPPPWAILAMIVLGFNEFMMLLKNPFYLMAIFIIYLLSKALWVQLDIPGEFRNGVLPGLISISSKFLPTMMNLIRKLAEEAQGRPTPEPPRPAPLLAAHGFQNQTQRMNSVTEAVPDSSVSSNVTATENSVEYSSPLTHRRSTNTEVPEHI
- the LOC122058682 gene encoding protein ROOT HAIR DEFECTIVE 3 homolog 2-like isoform X1 yields the protein MGDECCSTQLIDGDGEFNISGLDNFVKTAKVAECGLSYAVVAIMGPQSSGKSTLLNHLFHTNFREMDAFRGRSQTTKGIWIAKCVGIEPCTIAMDLEGTDGRERGEDDTAFEKQSALFALAVSDIVLINMWCHDIGREQAANKPLLKTVFQVMMRLFSPRKTTLLFVVRDKTKTPLEHLEPILREDIQKIWDSVPKPPAHKETPISEFFNVEVTALSSFEEKEEQFKEQVAQLRQRFFHSIVPGGLAGDRRGVVPASGFAFSAQQIWKVIRENKDLDLPAHKVMVATVRCEEIANEKLSHLTSDEGWLELEKAVQTGPVSGFGKKLSSVLETCLSEYDIEAIYFDEGVRSAKRELLQTKALDFVHPAYQNLLGHLRSKSLNNFKTKLEQSLNKGEGFSASVRICIQSCMHEFDDGCADAAIKQANWDTSKVREKLRRDIEEHVASVRTTKLSEIVATYEKRLMEALAQPVESLFETAGDDTWASIRKLLKRESETAISGFSTSVAGFELDQTMFDKMVQKVRDFARGVVDKKAREEAGKVLIRMKDRFSTIFSHDNDSMPRVWTGKEDIKVITKAARAAALKLLSVMAAIRLDDKPDKIEATLFSSLMDGTVAVSASQERGIGTSTDPLASSSWEEVPPSNILVTPVQCKSVWRQFKIETEYSVTQAISAQEAHKQSNNWLPPPWAILAMIVLGFNEFMMLLKNPFYLMAIFIIYLLSKALWVQLDIPGEFRNGVLPGLISISSKFLPTMMNLIRKLAEEAQGRPTPEPPRPAPLLAAHGFQNQTQRMNSVTEAVPDSSVSSNVTATENSVEYSSPLTHRRSTNTEVPEHI